The genomic interval TTTGCCCACGGAAGAAGCCACCTGGGAACCCACTACGGCATTACTAGACAAATTCTCGCATACCATCCTTGAGGAAAAGGATCCGCTGGTTGGGGGGAGTACTGATAGGCCACGTCGTTCATCAAGAATCcataaaccaaatcccaaatatttgggatgatctgGTACGTGAGGAACCGGAATGCATGGGGCGCGACTGGGTCAGCAGGAATTTACGCATGAAGTGCGCATGAAGCCTCGCACGAACGCACGAAACCGACTGGGTCAGCGCGCAGGACGCACGCACGAACGCCTGAAGCGGAAGAACGAGTCTGCAGAAGAAAGGGTCTTCAGTACTTACGTTTACGTTTATGttagtttcattttcattttacgttctgttttatttgttgtatgCTCTGTTTCATGAGCAATATTTTCGGTTCTTAGTCCGCAAGTTGAGTCcgcaagtttccttttatttagtcTGCACGTTCCTTTTATTTCGAGATGTAAGCTACCTAactctgctatttaagcagacgTGAATGGTGAATGAAATCATCGAAAATTTATTGAGTCAAAttgtggtacattctcacccgaagagaatacaAATTTCCTTTAGTATTTTCTGTTTTATACATTTGGGACCTAtcataattattatatactttAAAGTTCTAAAGCTGGTTCTTGGCGGATTGGTTTCAAGCTGGAAAGCTTTTTAccaaatatgtatgtatatagagttaattatttgaatttaggaAAACTCTAGGCGTCTCCTTCCCCCCAACCCCCCTCGCtctctcataaaaaattaagggCACTAGATCTATTTTTGCTGGAGAAGTcagcctcctcctcctcctccctctcatTCCCTCTTTCCTCCATTCATCCATCTTGTCTATCAAAATTTCtcttgtttagttttatttttctttcttcaaggtCGAAAAAGATAGATTTACAACTTTCCGACAACCCCAGAGAGACGCACGGCACAAGCAGATTCACAGGTTGAAAATCTTCAAAGAAAACTTGTCGTTTTGCTAAAAAATACCGCGCGTGGTTCTCTTGCGCCGACCACATCTGTACGTGGCTCTCCCCAGCCACCCCATCTAGCAGCTCTTCTCGATACACGTGTCAGATCACCAGATTCACCACTACCAGACCTTTCAGATTTGACATTTGTGGCTGAATAGAAATAAGTGTGTAGCTTTCATGGGCCGTCACAGATTCTGAAGTTTACCAGAGTTTGTCCAAATTGTATTTTGTCCATTTCACATCTTTCTTACTActttctttattgttaattaaaataataaaaaagagttcGTTTCTTGGACGTTTGAAGGGTGAGATTGAGTCTCTGTTTAGGTAGAGAGTGTTGCTTCTTGGAcatttgtctgtagagagtatcaGCAATAGTGAAGATCAGGCCAGTCATAAAAGGAAATAGTGTATTGGTGAAACTttaaatgcattattttgatttatgatgtcatgtttgtTATGAGAACATCCCAAAATGTATTAAGTCATGAATATAAGTTTCtctaatgaatgaatgatgatagttttctttaaaaaaatatttgtatatatatagagatattttctacttatcatctttaCACACtacacttattttatttttattttttcttaattttttaatttttttttaaatttggttttatttttcctaaagtAATTGATTTTTGCTACTCATTATCCATACACCatacatttagtaagagaaaaaaattaaaaacttatgtgtggtgtggtgtgtggataacgagtagaatttttcattgatAAAAGGTTTGAAAGAATTAATTGTGGTTTTGATTATAAATGCTAATTAACATAAGCATCATGTACTGTTTGTAGCAAGGAGATACAGATTaaaacttctataaaaaaaataaataagattaaatcttatattctaattttaaactttttttatttttgttacctTTAGTTTAATAAATCGCTAAGACTCCATTAAATATGCAATATCATCTCTAATGGTAGAGTGACATCATGTgtcagtaattttaaaaaaagttaaaataatatattttttttatatttacagtcatagtAAACTCCGGACAtcccattttaaaaaaaataaataaatatgaaaccaacataaaaaaattaatttctcaaatttaaaatcagaGTAAAGCTAGAAACTACTCTGTCTTTAAggtaaactataaaaaaaactattttaacattaaatctgaagataaaatgaaataagaaaaacaatatgTCATTAATCACTCTTATAACTAGGGCATAAATCCTCATCACCTTGGACGTGAaaagggttttgtttttttaactttttttcatcAATGGTATTCAGAAAACCGATATACAATTTTTAAACGATtgtctattaaaatattattactattgtttttaaattcaaacctattaaataaataaaattcaaataatttcaaaatgaattaataattttattaatagggAGTCGTGCAAAATTGATATATCGCTTTTGTGCATAATAGCATTTAATTCCAATGAGTTGTGTAAGCAATGAGCACATCGATTTCTTCCAATTATAATCTCCTTCTCCACACGGGAATctctcctaattaattaatttgcttctTGTTCCTTTGCCGCTTTACCCACGTTGCTATCTGATATCTgatatcttttcttcttttatcctTAATTATTCACTCTATAATTAATCTTTCCTTTTTGCAGAGTGCGATAGACTGTTTTCATGCAATCTGGGTGTGACGTAACGCACTAATGTTCATGTAATGTCTGCGCATGGCCGCAtgcttttattattgttatgtagtTAAGAGTGTCAAATCGTGTTTACAGATTATGTTTATTTCGTGTCAAGTCattaacatttaattatataGATCAATCTAAATCTAACTAATTAAGTTAAAcgtatcaaattttcaaatcctaactcaATCCATTTAGATAACAGGTCGTGTTGTGTCACTCTTTTTTATcagtttaataattaatcagaAATATGTTAACATTACACTACTTATTGAAATCcgtttgtttcattttttgacCTGAATCCAttaatatcaaactcaaatctgCTAATTTcatgtcgtgttcgtgttgggttcacgaattgtgtcacatattgccaccacTATATGTAGTAGGAAAGTGTTGGATGaaccatgcatatatagatgcttgtaatattaagaaattaaatattcaGAGATTAGATTACGATTTCAAGAGTATTAGGTAAGAGGTTGGTTGATCGAGGATTTATATgtgcttaattttctttctatgcTTCTACACATAacatatacatttatatatatatatatatatgaaaaattcttctcatcatctTCGTaacatatgtaatttttatattttatatatatatgtttttaaaaatgtataatatatggatgatgagtacaataaataaactaatttaagaaagattaaaattaaaaaatatgcgTACGTGTACGAAGTTACACCATACAGAACATGATTTGTTTGAAAGGTCAACAGATACATGATATTAACTTAATAGGCACACATGTATGGCTTAATGATACAAAAATGACTTTTCTAGATCATGCTCCAGatcaatcaaaataaataaatggtttcatataaatcttagGAAACCATTTATTTATTGTGGGTTTGGATTCGGAAAAAGTCATAATTATAAGGGTGTAATCACTCAGGATATATAGTGACTCGATAGTTATTGGATTACTGTTAAAGTGGTTTGGTATGTACTCGTcttgaatttaaatatgaaaatgtattcatcttataaaattgatattaattgattaaaaattCATTGAATTTTTTAGTGAAATTGCGGTCTAAGGTCTATGACTTAAATTGGCTTTAGAGATTGCCTGTAGCTTCCTTCTATTTAAGCCTCTCATTTCCGGTTCTTAGCGGCTAGGGTGCTACTATGATCATGTCCTACAAGAGAAGTTACATCTAATTATCCCTcctataatttgttttttagaaaaagacCATTATAATGGACCCAAAAATTAGGCATGAAGTTAAAACTTATAGAACTTAAATGTAGACCTCCACCCGGTAGAGTCCACCGTAGATTAATCACCATTAAAAATCAATAACCATACATTCTATGATAGGAAATTAGGAAATTAAGATTTAGGTGCTATTTAGATAgcgagttgagatgagctgaatagagatgaaagttgaaagttgaataaaatattgtttgaatataattttttagtattattattgttttagaaattgaaaaagttaaattgtttgttatattttatgtaaaaatttgaaaaaattatactaatgagatgagaagagataaaatacttttactatccaaatgaggcAATTCCTTAGACTTCTTACTAGTattataatatctaaaataagagaaaaattgaCACATAAAATGAGTTAAACGACATTTACAGCTATCTAAacgaattttttaaataaaattaaatactcaataaatattgtgCGGCCGATTTCACGTGTCAATCTTCTAGGTCTTAAGAActctaaaatatatttgaattcaagaaattaataattattctcCCTTGTTGGGTCTTGAATCAATTCAGTCTAAGGTGGTGGAACCTCATTGAATAGAGTCCCAGCCCTCATCAGCTGACTGCCAGCAGATTGCTTGGGTGCCCATAGATTTTACAGGGGCCTTTAGTAAATTAGCTCCAAATATCGGTACGGACCCTTAGGTTGAATTTGATTATTGAATTAAGttcaacttaattcaactcaaGTCACATCAAATacattattaatgaaatttattacttttaaaaagatgtttaactgaaaaagattgtgaatattatgtataaagagaagttgagttgaatttgaatgctaaatttaatttaaaattaaactgaacacAATTTAAATGAGTTAATCTAAGTTCGCCTTTTCTGGTCACTAAGGAGTCCAGGCGCATTGCGCGTTTGCATTtcgtttttgttttgggttattTAGAGATAACCCACACGCAGAATGCTTCGTGTACGGCCTACGGCCGGCCAAGTCATACTAATTACACGCTCTTTCTCATcccctcctctctccctctctagactcactctctctctaacaGACCGAAACATGAAAGAATGGGCTGTAGGAGATTCCGTGTGTGggactctctcctctctctctctccctccccaaAACACTATATATACCCCCAACCCACCTTCACTTCTTTCCTCACACAACTTCTTCTCCATTACTTTCAGCTCCCAATCCTACTCTCAGTCACACCCACAAGAATCTAGTCGTCATGGAATTTACATCCATGTTCCAGTTTTGCTTTCTAGCCTCCATTTCCCTCATCTTTCTTATCCATTATCTCATCAAATTCTACAATTCAAGTCGCCGGAAACTGCCTCTCCCGCCCGGCACCTTGGGTTGGCCTTACATAGGCGAGACCTTTCAACTCTACTCTCAGAACCCAAATGTCTTCTTTACCTCAAAACAAAAGAGGTTGGTCTATACACCCAAGTCTTGACGTTTCACGTGATTAATTTGATAGCTACTGGTTTTATTAATGGTTGATTTATCTTTTTGATACGTAGGTATGGCTCAATCTTCAAGACCCACATATTGGGGTGTCCGTGCGTGATGATCTCTAGACCGGAAGCCGCGAAATTCGTGCTGGTGACGAGAGCTCATCTTTTTAAGCCCACATATCCTGCAAGCAAAGAGAGGATGCTGGGGAAACAAGCCATCTTCTTTAACCAGGGAGACTACCATGCCAAATTGAGGAAGCTTGTTCTTCGCGCCTTCATGCCCGAAGCAATTAGAAACATCGTTCCCGACATCGAAGCCATCGCCAAAGATACTCTCCAATCTTGGGAAGGCCGGTTAATCAACACTTTCCAAGAAATGAAGATAGTGAGCTCCCAAGCTTGAAATTTCCCTTTGAACTCAATAAACAGAGCGAAGCAGGGCTCCTTCCCCTGTTTCAAATTGTGTTCTGTTACCTAACCAAATATATGTGTTCTTTCGCTTTGCAGTTTGCATTCAATGTTGCCCTGCTTTCCATATTTGGAAAAGATGAGGTTCTCTACCGAGAGGATCTCAGGCGGTGCTACTGCATTCTTGAGAAAGGGTACAATTCAATGCCCATTAATCTACCCGGCACACTCTTCAACAAATCCATGAAAGCAAGGGAGGAGCTTGCTCAGATTTTGGCCAAAATTCTCTCCACCAGGAGGCAGATGAAGCTCGACCATAACGACTTGCTCGGGTCTTTCATGGGTGAAAAAGAAGTCCTCACTGACGAGCAGATTGCCGACAACATCATCGGAGTCATATTCGCTGCTCGTGATACCACCGCCAGCATTCTGACATGGATCCTCAAGTATCTTGGCGAGAACCCCAGTGTTCTTCAGGCAGTCACTGTAAGAATCCTTAACTAAAAACCAATGATCTTTTCATGACCCAGATTTTCAAACATCTAGAAAACAAGGAGGAGTTCACTTACATTTTCTAGtgcttatgattttttttttttttaacaggaaGAGCAGGAGGCCATAATGAGGAGTAAAGAAGGGAGTATTGCAGAGAATGTTCTCTCTTGGTCTGATACCAAAAAGATGCCAATCACTTCGAGAGTAATCCAGGAGACACTTAGAGTTGCCTCAATTCTATCGTTTACTTTCAGAGAGGCGGTAGAAGATGTAGAGTATGAAGGTCAGTTACTGCAAAATCTACTTTTAGTAAATATACTCTTCATTCCTTTGTACTAATTTGTGTTTGGAATTTCTTCTTCAGGATATCTTATACCCAAAGGATGGAAAGTATTGCCACTCTTCAGAAACATTCACCACAGCCCAGACTTCTTCCCAGAGCCTGAGAAATTTGATCCCTCAAGATTTGAGGTAAATTTTGATTCAACAAAATGGATTCgatttactaatatattttactttctaGAGCAAGATTCTaaattgtttttgaattatCTGACAGGTTGCTCCAAAGCCCAATACTTTTATGCCATTTGGCAATGGGATCCACTCCTGTCCTGGGAATGAGTTAGCAAAATTGGAAATATCAGTCATTCTCCATCATCTGACCACAAAGTACAGGTAGGTAAACTTCAATGATAGGATCAATGGTTCAATAGTCTTTGGCCTTTTTCACCTAGTTATAATGTCCATAAAAGGCCAGCTTCTAAAAATAGCATTACTTGGGAGTTTCTGCGTTCTGACATGGTTTCTGCATCAATTATCTGCAGGTGGTCTATGGTTGGTACACAGAATGGGATTCAGTATAGCCCTTTTCCTCTCCCCCAGGATGGTTTGCCCATCAGATTCTCTCTGAAGAAAGAGACTACTCCAGAAAGCTAGTTCCAAGCACAATAATGACTTTCTATATACAGAAAGAAAGGAATCTGcaattgaagaaagaaaaactcgTCCATTAATTTTGGGACAAGACACCCAAAGgaacaaatttaaatattagaatgcCAAAGGAAAGCCAAGTGTACAGAAgagcattctttttcttttctttaaaggGATGAGGAGAAAAGTTCCTCAGGGTTTAGGTTGGTTTATATAGATCTAGGAAGGGTCTTGTTATTTGCTTACGTACCAATATAATGTGCCGCAAGGCGTCGGTTTTGAATTCAATGACCAAGATTTTGATTCCACGTGATTTGACAAGTTGTGTTTCCTCCCTCTACCCGTCTTTGTTAATCACAATAACCcttcttatataattatgttataaaaatttatgtgcagttattaatataatcgattacatcatttttttaatataaaataactcatttgaccAATCATATCAGTGGAGTGTACAATAATACGCAAAAGTATTATGTGCGGCAAGCAATTTTTACCACACAAAGTGCTTTTTCGCGGCGATTGAAGGACTCCCCTGATATGAATTCTTAAAACAGTAATTATTGACTTATTGCAAACAAATAAATTCCCATTGTGTACGTATATAGATTTTATCTTCGGCTCAAAATTAGGCTCCAACTGTTGTGTAGAGTCCAATAGCTTCATAATGAACTCATAATTTGGCCAGTACGTACGCCatatcattaaatatatatatatatatat from Juglans regia cultivar Chandler chromosome 2, Walnut 2.0, whole genome shotgun sequence carries:
- the LOC108987785 gene encoding abscisic acid 8'-hydroxylase CYP707A2, whose product is MEFTSMFQFCFLASISLIFLIHYLIKFYNSSRRKLPLPPGTLGWPYIGETFQLYSQNPNVFFTSKQKRYGSIFKTHILGCPCVMISRPEAAKFVLVTRAHLFKPTYPASKERMLGKQAIFFNQGDYHAKLRKLVLRAFMPEAIRNIVPDIEAIAKDTLQSWEGRLINTFQEMKIFAFNVALLSIFGKDEVLYREDLRRCYCILEKGYNSMPINLPGTLFNKSMKAREELAQILAKILSTRRQMKLDHNDLLGSFMGEKEVLTDEQIADNIIGVIFAARDTTASILTWILKYLGENPSVLQAVTEEQEAIMRSKEGSIAENVLSWSDTKKMPITSRVIQETLRVASILSFTFREAVEDVEYEGYLIPKGWKVLPLFRNIHHSPDFFPEPEKFDPSRFEVAPKPNTFMPFGNGIHSCPGNELAKLEISVILHHLTTKYRWSMVGTQNGIQYSPFPLPQDGLPIRFSLKKETTPES